One segment of Erigeron canadensis isolate Cc75 chromosome 2, C_canadensis_v1, whole genome shotgun sequence DNA contains the following:
- the LOC122587069 gene encoding dehydration-responsive element-binding protein 1E-like has translation MDSYYLFPTISSSPSRYHYNTNNSTNIGDTNTYSESEVMLASENPKKRAGRKKFKETRHPIYRGVRSRDNGKWVCEVRDPITQSRVWLGTHTNAIMAARAHDVAVLAMRGPSACLNFADSVWRLPAPESNDIKDIQKAAAEAAETFRHMKEDEIQVVMMIDEEMPENDDHECYVDEEDMPGFIDSMANGLMVSPPEMVGYGNFINDLDFSDEMTLWSF, from the coding sequence ATGGATTCATATTACCTTTTTCCTACAATATCTTCATCCCCTTCAAGGTATCATTACAACACCAATAATAGTACCAATATTGGAGATACAAATACTTATTCAGAATCAGAAGTGATGTTGGCTTCAGAAAACCCGAAAAAACGGGCCGGAAGGAAGAAGTTTAAGGAAACCCGACACCCGATTTACAGGGGAGTAAGAAGCAGAGACAATGGCAAATGGGTTTGTGAAGTGAGAGATCCAATTACACAATCAAGAGTGTGGTTAGGGACACATACAAATGCTATAATGGCAGCCAGGGCACATGACGTGGCTGTTTTAGCCATGCGGGGTCCATCCGCGTGTCTAAATTTTGCTGACTCAGTGTGGCGGCTGCCCGCCCCTGAGTCAaatgatataaaagatataCAAAAGGCCGCGGCGGAGGCGGCCGAGACATTTAGACatatgaaagaagatgaaatacAAGTTGTGATGATGATTGATGAGGAGATGCCGGAAAATGATGATCATGAGTGTTATGTGGATGAAGAAGATATGCCCGGATTTATTGACAGCATGGCAAATGGGCTCATGGTATCCCCACCTGAAATGGTGGGGTATGGTAACTTTATAAATGATTTGGACTTCAGTGATGAGATGACTTTATGGAGTTTTTAG